From a single Solanum dulcamara chromosome 4, daSolDulc1.2, whole genome shotgun sequence genomic region:
- the LOC129885437 gene encoding bifunctional dihydrofolate reductase-thymidylate synthase-like, which yields MASETKTGLSNGNSNGSAHFTPQRTYQVVVAATRNMGIGKEGKLPWRLPTDLKFFKGITGTTSDPTKKNAVVMGRKTWESIPIEHRPLPGRLNVVLTRSGSFDIATAENVVICGSLGSALQLLAASPYGLSIENVFVIGGGEIFRDSLNAHGCDAIHITEIATDIACDTFTPAIDTSVFQPWYSSFPVIENKIRYSFTTYVRVKNSGVETVNQSNSEIPENGSDSSNIEVKSFSFLPKMIFEKHEEYLYLRLVEEIILNGMLKDDRTGTGTLSKFGCQMRFNLRRSFPLLTTKKVFWRGVIEELLWFISGSTSAKVLQEKGIHIWDGNASRDYLDSIGLKDREEGDLGPVYGFQWRHFGARYIDMHTDYSGQGFDQLADVINKVKNNPDDRRIILSAWNPSDLKLMALPPCHMFAQFYVANGELSCQMYQRSADMGLGVPFNIASYALLTCMIAHVSDLVPGDFVHVIGDAHVYHNHVRPLQDQLQKLPRPFPVLKINPQKKDIDSFVAADFELVGYEPHGKIEMKMAI from the exons ATGGCCAGTGAAACAAAGACAGGACTTTCCAATGGTAACAGTAACGGCAGTGCTCATTTTACTCCACAACGGACTTACCAGGTTGTGGTTGCTGCAACTCGAAATATGGGTATTGGTAAGGAGGGGAAGTTACCTTGGAGACTGCCTACAGatctcaagttcttcaaggGTATCACTGGGACTACATCAGATCCTACAAAAAAGAATGCTGTTGTTATGGGAAGAAAGACTTGGGAAAGTATTCCTATTGAACATCGCCCTCTTCCTGGACGCCTCAATGTTGTTCTCACACGTTCAGGAAGTTTTGACATTGCTACAGCAGAAAATGTTGTCATATGTGGAAGTTTAGGCTCTGCTTTGCAACTACTGGCAGCCTCGCCTTATGGTCTATCTATTGAGAATGTGTTTGTTATAGGAGGTGGAGAGATCTTCAG AGATTCCCTGAATGCTCATGGATGTGATGCAATCCATATCACTGAAATTGCGACTGATATTGCATGTGATACTTTTACTCCTGCTATTGACACCTCGGTATTTCAACCCTGGTACTCATCATTTCCAGTGATCGAGAACAAGATTCGCTATTCTTTTACCACCTATGTTCGTGTGAAGAACTCCGGAGTAGAAACTGTTAATCAGTCAAATAGTGAGATTCCTGAGAATGGTTCTGATTCTTCTAATATTGAGGTTAAATCGTTTTCCTTCTTGCCTAAAATGATATTTGAGAAACATGAAGAATACTTGTATCTGAGACTGGTTGAAGAAATCATTTTGAATGGCATGCTAAAGGATGACAGGACAGGCACTGGTACTTTGTCGAAATTTGGTTGCCAG ATGAGATTCAATTTGCGCAGATCATTTCCCCTTCTTACAACAAAG AAAGTTTTCTGGAGAGGTGTCATTGAAGAACTTTTGTGGTTCATCAGTGGATCAACAAGTGCTAAG GTCCTGCAAGAGAAGGGCATTCATATTTGGGATGGCAATGCATCCAGAGATTATCTGGATAG TATTGGCTTGAAGGATCGGGAAGAGGGTGATTTGGGACCAGTATATGGGTTTCAGTGGAGACATTTTGGTGCCAG GTACATTGACATGCATACTGACTACAGTGGGCAAGGGTTTGACCAATTGGCTGATGTTATCAACAAAGTTAAAAACAATCCAGATGACCGACGTATTATTCTTTCAGCTTGGAATCCTTCTGACCTTAAACTGATGGCACTCCCACCTTGTCACATGTTTGCTCAA TTTTATGTAGCCAATGGGGAGCTATCCTGTCAGATGTATCAGCGATCAGCCGATATGGGTTTGGGAGTGCCATTTAACATTGCATCTTATGCCTTGCTGACATGCATGATAGCTCATGTTTCTG ATCTAGTTCCTGGTGATTTTGTCCATGTCATAGGAGATGCTCATGTTTATCACAATCATGTCAGACCTCTGCAAGACCAGCTTCAGAAGTTGCCTAGACCTTTCCCA GTGCTGAAGATCAATCCGCAGAAAAAGGATATAGATTCCTTTGTTGCTGCTGACTTTGAACTTGTTGGTTATGAACCTCACGggaaaattgaaatgaaaatggCAATCTGA
- the LOC129885436 gene encoding diaminopimelate decarboxylase 2, chloroplastic-like: MAAISHSPSIPKSLKYPSNPSPKLSFFKPNFPLKPISRNLSIRASVSTSEPQTQKFQHCFKKSEDGFLYCEGVKVEDVMETVERRPFYLYSKPQITRNVEAYKAALEGLNSIIGYAIKANNNLKILEHLRGLGCGAVLVSGNELKLALRAGFDPTKCIFNGNGKLLEDLVLAAQAGVFVNIDSEFDLDNIVAAARLAGKKVNVLLRINPDVDPQVHPYVATGNKSSKFGIRNEKLQWFLDSVKAHPQELKLVGAHCHLGSTITKVDIFRDAAVLMVNYIDEIRSQGFEIDYLNIGGGLGIDYYHAGAVLPSPRDLINTVRELVLSRNLNLIIEPGRSLIANTCCLVNRVTGVKTNGTKSFIVIDGSMAELIRPSLYDAYQHIELVSPAPPEAAISKFDVVGPVCESADFLGKDRELPAPSRGTGLVVHDAGAYCMSMASTYNLKMRPPEYWVEEDGSLSKIRHGETFEDHLRFFDGL; this comes from the exons ATGGCGGCTATCTCGCACTCTCCATCAATTCCCAAATCCCTCAAATACCCTTCAAACCCATCGCCAAAGCTCTCTTTTTTCAAACCCAATTTTCCATTGAAGCCCATTTCAAGAAATCTAAGTATAAGGGCATCTGTATCAACTTCTGAACCTCAAACTCAGAAGTTTCAGCATTGTTTCAAGAAATCTGAAGATGGGTTTTTGTATTGCGAGGGTGTTAAGGTTGAAGATGTTATGGAAACTGTGGAAAGACGACCCTTTTATTTATATAGTAAGCCCCAAATTACTAGGAATGTTGAGGCTTATAAGGCGGCTTTAGAGGGTTTGAATTCGATTATTGGTTATGCTATTAAGGCCAATAATAATCTCAAGATTTTGGAACATTTGAGAGGGCTTGGCTGTGGAGCTGTTTTGGTTAGTGGGAATGAGCTCAAATTGGCACTTCGTGCTGGATTTGATCCTACCAA GTGTATTTTTAATGGAAATGGAAAGCTCTTAGAGGACCTAGTGCTAGCTGCCCAAGCAGGTGTGTTTGTAAACATCGACAGTGAATTTGACTTGGATAACATTGTAGCAGCTGCAAGGTTGGCTGGGAAGAAAGTTAATGTGCTACTCAGGATTAATCCAGACGTGGATCCCCAG GTTCATCCTTATGTTGCCACCGGGAATAAGAGCTCCAAATTTGGCATCAGAAATGAGAAGCTTCAATGGTTTCTAGATTCTGTCAAGGCACATCCTCAGGAATTGAAACTTGTTGGAGCTCATTGTCATCTTGGGTCAACTATCACCAAG GTAGACATTTTTCGAGATGCAGCTGTCTTGATGGTGAACTACATTGATGAAATTCGATCCCAAGGATTTGAAATTGATTACCTGAATATTGGAGGTGGTTTAGGGATTGATTACTATCATGCTGGAGCTGTCCTTCCTTCACCTAGAGATCTTATTAATACG GTACGCGAATTGGTCCTTTCTCGAAACCTCAATCTCATTATTGAACCTGGAAGATCACTAATTGCAAACACATGCTGCTTGGTTAACCGAGTTACTGGAGTTAAAACCAATGGGACCAAAAGCTTTATTGTGATTGATGGTAGTATGGCAGAGCTTATACGTCCAAGTCTTTATGATGCTTATCAG CACATAGAACTTGTTTCCCCTGCACCTCCAGAAGCTGCAATTTCTAAATTTGATGTTGTTGGTCCTGTATGTGAGTCGGCCGATTTCCTGGGAAAGGACCGTGAACTTCCCGCCCCTTCTAGG GGCACTGGTTTGGTAGTTCACGATGCAGGTGCTTACTGCATGAGTATGGCATCAACTTACAATCTCAAGATGCGCCCACCTGAGTATTGG GTGGAAGAAGACGGATCGTTGTCGAAAATCCGTCACGGGGAGACATTCGAAGACCATTTGAGATTCTTTGATGGTCTGTAA
- the LOC129884475 gene encoding uncharacterized protein LOC129884475, protein MESLNFHKIKLEKANAILRYKKRQSVTILFRFMELCIFFVAISRFSIQLPFTFKLSIEYFKGLGVTLISPRFVFVLGNTIVLILFLKSGQSNTKDCSTNNVKIDLYDEYKQKCSMNKEAYCEQSKKQSILVHRRLVEKKLHHSHSDSFTSLSHDENEKPKKELIRSATVGCLKVIHTDSVKSVEDEMSGEEFRKTVEAFIARQQRFLREEELFSAVVST, encoded by the coding sequence ATGGAATCCTTAAATTTTCACAAAATCAAATTAGAGAAAGCAAATGCTATATTAAGGTACAAAAAGCGTCAAAGCGTGACAATATTATTCCGTTTCATGGAGTTGTGCATATTTTTCGTCGCAATCTCAAGATTTTCCATTCAATTGCCATTCACTTTCAAGCTCTCGATCGAGTATttcaagggactcggtgttaccctCATTAGTCCTCGATTCGTCTTTGTTCTTGGAAACACGATTGTCCTCATTCTCTTCTTGAAATCAGGACAGTCGAATACTAAAGATTGTTCCACGAACAATGTTAAAATCGATTTGTACGATGAGTACAAGCAAAAATGTTCGATGAACAAAGAGGCTTACTGTGAACAGAGCAAGAAACAGAGTATTCTGGTACATAGACGATTAGTAGAAAAGAAACTTCATCATAGCCATTCAGACAGCTTTACTAGTTTGTCGCATGATGAGAATGAGAAGCCTAAAAAAGAATTAATCCGATCGGCTACAGTAGGATGCTTGAAAGTTATACACACTGACAGTGTAAAATCGGTGGAGGATGAAATGAGCGGTGAAGAATTTAGGAAAACTGTTGAGGCTTTCATTGCAAGACAACAAAGATTCTTGAGGGAAGAAGAGTTATTTTCAGCTGTTGTATCAACATAA
- the LOC129884474 gene encoding uncharacterized protein LOC129884474 translates to MESLNIHNIKVEKANAMLRYKKRQRVTTLFRFIEFCIFFAIISRFSTDYFKGLGVTLVSPRFVFVLGNAIVIILFLISGQSSAKDGSTNNVKIDMYDEYKQKCSMNKEAYCEQSKKQRKQSIVVEKAYCEQSKKQRKQSILVERQLEKKIHRSHSDNSLSLSRDEKKPRKKLNRSATVRCREVIYTDSVKPTMMMTTTSYPEDEMSNEEFRKTVENFIARQQRFLREEEFSAVVSYES, encoded by the coding sequence atgGAATCCTTAAATATCCACAACATCAAAGTGGAGAAAGCAAACGCTATGCTAAGGTACAAAAAGCGTCAAAGAGTGACAACGTTGTTCCGATTCATCGAATTCTGCATATTTTTCGCCATAATCTCAAGATTTTCCACGGATTATTTCAAGGGACTTGGTGTCACCCTCGTTAGTCCTCGATTCGTCTTTGTTCTTGGAAACGCGATTGTCATCATCCTCTTCTTGATATCAGGACAGTCCTCTGCTAAAGATGGTTCCACAAATAACGTTAAAATCGATATGTACGATGAGTACAAACAAAAATGTTCGATGAACAAAGAGGCTTATTGTGAACAGAGCAAAAAACAGAGGAAACAGAGTATTGTTGTAGAAAAAGCTTATTGTGAACAGAGCAAGAAACAGAGGAAACAGAGTATTTTGGTGGAAAGacaattagaaaagaaaatCCATCGTAGCCATTCCGACAACTCTCTATCTTTGTCCCGTGATGAGAAAAAACctagaaaaaaattgaaccgGTCCGCTACAGTAAGATGCCGGGAAGTTATATACACCGACAGTGTAAAACCCACTATGATGATGACAACGACGTCATATCCAGAAGACGAGATGAGCAATGAAGAATTCAGGAAAACTGTTGAGAATTTCATTGCAAGACAACAGAGATTTTTGAGGGAAGAAGAGTTTTCAGCTGTTGTTTCTTATGAATCATAG